Below is a genomic region from Litorilinea aerophila.
GGACCAAGTACGTCGTCTTCACCACCAATCGAAGCGGTTCCACGTGGATGATGAGCACCCTGAGCCGGATCCCCGGGGTGACGGCACAGGGCGAGCTGTTTTTGCCCCGGCCCCGGGCCAGGGCCAGGCGCTGGGATTCAGACTTTGCCCGGCCTCGCTTCATTGAGGTCTGTCAGACCCGTCGCTCCGTGCGGCCATTTGCGGTCTTTGCCTATTTAAATGACCTGTATCGCACCCCGGGGACTGTTGGCTTCAAGCTCATGTATGCGCAACTGGGGCGCTATCCCGAAATCTTGGCATATCTGATCCGCCACCGGGTGCGTGTGGTCCACCTGGTGCGCCGCAACCATCTGGATGTATTGATCTCCTACGCGGTGAAGGCCAAACTGGGTCAGGCCCACCTGTTGGCCGGGGAGTCTGCGCCTCGGGAACTCTGTGTGGAATTGGATACGGATGGTCTCATTAGTCGCCTGGAGTGGCTGCAGAGAAAGCAAGATCTGGCCCGGGCGCTCCTGAAGTGGAGTCGCCTGCCCCACCTGGAAGTGGCTTATGAAGATCTATTGGCAGATCACAGCCATTTCTGCGCTGTTTTCCAGTTTCTTTCCCTGGATGTCGATGGAAAGCATTTGCCCGACTCCACCCTGGTCAAGATCCGCCAAGGAGGGCATCGGGATGTGATTCAAAACTACGAACAGGTGCGACAAACCCTGGCCGGATCTCGCTTTGCCGGGCTGTTGCAGTGAGCGTGAAGTTGTACCACCGGCATCGGCTGCCCACGCCTGTCATCAGACATTGGAGATTGGGGATCTCTTCATGCGCTTTCTCGCTTTGGTGTTGTCCCAGTTCTTGATTTTCATGATCCCGTGGGAAGGGGTCGTCGAAGTGCCAGGGATCGGTACCGCCGTCAAGCTCTATGGCCTGGCTGTGGCCGGTTTCTGGGTGATCACTGTGGTCATTACCGGACGCATGCGCAATCCAGCTCCCTACCATATTCTGGTGGGCCTGTTTGTCATTTGGAATGCACTCAGCTTCTTCTGGAGCGCCGATCCAGACGCTACGCTCACCCTTGTGATGACCTGGGCGCAATTGCTGGGGTTGGTGCTGATTTTATGGGACCTGTATACGACCCAATCTGCCATTCAGATGGCGTTGCAAGCCTATATCCTCGGGGCCTATGTGGCCATCGGCAGCGCGATCGGAAACTATTTCGCCGGGGCGGCCTACTACAGCCACTACCAGCGTTTTAGTCCCGGCAATACCAACCCAGATGGCTTCGGTTTCATCGTTGTCCTGGGCATTCCGGTTGCCTGGTACCTGGCCAGCACGGAGGGAACCAGCCGCCTGGCTCGCTGGCTGCGACTGGTTAATTATCTCTACATCCCGGCCGCTTTCTTGGGGCTGGCCCTTTCCGGTACCCGAACGGCCATGATCGCTTCCATGCCAGGGATGGCGTTTGGCCTGGCCCACCTGAACAGAATACGCCCCTGGGCCCGGGTGGCCATCTTCCTCCTGGTTGTCTCCGCTATCTTGCTCTTGTTGCCCTACGTGCAGGAATTACGCTCTTTTCAACGCCTGGGGACGACGGGGACTGAGCTCACCCAGGGTGATCTCAACTATCGTCTGGTTCTATGGCGTGATGGCCTGAAATCCTTTGTGGAGCATCCCCTATTGGGAGTCGGCAGCAACATGTACCGTTCCGTGAATCGGGTGGGTAAAGTGGCCCACAATTCTTTCCTCTCGGTGTTGGTGGAAGTCGGTTTGATCGGCTTTCTCCTTTTTGCCCTGATCCTGTTCACCGCCTTCCTGAAAGCCTTAACCCTCCCCAAGTGGGATGCCCTGTTCTGGTTGACGGTTCTATTGGTATGGGCCATCGGCGCCTTTACCCTGACCTGGGAATATCGAAAGTCTACGTGGCTTTTTCTCAGCCTGATCGTGGCCAACGCCGCCCTGGCTGAGCCAGCGTCGGAGGCCGTATCCGCGCCGTCCGATACCACCGTCGAAGAGGCTGCCTGGGCCCTGCCGGGCCTGGGCAGGTGAGCGAACGTCCAAGCCAGAATCGCCGGACGAAGAGGTTCACGGACACGGATATCGGCTGAGCCTTTTCCCTGTCGTTGACGAGTCAACCAAGGAGCTTCCATATGACCTTGCCCAATTTCATGATTATCGGTGTGGCCAAAGCAGGCACCACCTCCCTCTACCGTTATCTGGATCAACACCCCCAGGTGTTCATGTGTCCCATGAAAGGGACCAATTTCTTTGGCTACGAGGACGCACGCAACTGGCATTGGACCGATGAAGGGGATCCACCCCTGCTGCGTAATTTCCCGGTTCGAACATTCGAGGCGTATGAAGCTGCTTTCGCTGGCGTCACCGATGAAATTGCCATTGGCGAAGCTTCGCCCCAGTATTTCCGCTGCCCCACGGCGGCCCGGCGAATCCGGGAAGTGCTTCCCCATGCCCGGTTGATTGCCAGCCTGCGCAACCCAGCCGATCGGGCTTTCTCTGGTTACCTGATGCGAATCCGTCGGGGAGAGGCCGCTAAAAATGCCTACGAGGACCTGACGCCCGAGGCCAGTCATGTAAAAGAGGGCTTCTACTATCGACGGCTTCGCCGCTTTTACGATCTCTTTCCCCGGGAGCAGATTAAGATTATCCTGTTTGAAGAGTTCAAGAAAGAGCCAGTTCGGGTTGTCCAGGAACTCTTTGAGTTTCTAGAAGTCGATCCAGAATTTGTGCCCGATACATCCGCCCGCCATAACCCGGCTGCTGTGCCGAAAAGTCGTCTGCTGAATCGCTTCTTCTTCCATCCAACGGTGATTCGCACGGCCAAAGCCCTCCTCCCGGGGCGAGCCCAGGACCTGGCCCGGCAAATTCGCCAGCAAAATTTGAAGCCGCCACCCAAGTTCCCTGCTGACCTGCGCGCCAGGCTGCTTCAGCTCTACCGGGATGATATTTTGCAGGTGGAGGCGCTCATCGACCGGGATCTTTCCATTTGGCTGGAAGATATCCGGGAAGTCGCCTGATAGGAAGGATCTGCTGATATGACCCATCACCCTACCCAACTGGCCATCTTCCTCCCCTCCCTGGCGGGCGGCGGTGCCGAACGGGCCATGGTCAACCTGGCCCATGGCCTGGCCGACCGGGGCCACGCCGTGGACCTGGTGCTCGCCCGCGCCGCGGGACCCTATCTCCGGGAAGTGCGGCCACCGGTGCGGGTGGTGGACCTGCAGGCGCCCCGGGTACTGGCCAGCCTGCCCCGGCTGGTCTATTACCTGCGCCAGGCCCAACCCCAGGCCCTGGTCTCCGCGCTGGACTACGCCAACGTAGTCGCCGTCTGGGCGAGGCGACTGGCCCGCGCCCACTGCCGCCTGGCCATCAACGAGCAGAACACCCTTTCCCGCTCTGCCCGCCAGTCGGCCCGACGCCGACACCGGATCGTGCCCCACCTGGCCCGCCGCTTCTACCCCTGGGCCGATTTCGTCATCGGCAACTCCCACGGCGTGGCCGCCGACCTCTGCCAGGTGACGGGACTGGGCCAGGAACGCATCCAGATCCTGTACAACCCGGTCATCACCCCCCAGGTGCAGGCGAAAGCGGATGAACCCCTGGACCATCCCTGGTTTGAGCCCGACCAGCCCCCTGTGGTGCTGGCGGTGGGACGCCTGACCCGCCAGAAGGATTTTCCGACCCTGTTGCAGGCCTTTGCCCACGTCCGCCAGCATCGCCCGGCCCGGCTCATCATCCTGGGCGAAGGGCCAGATCGACCCCTGTTGGAGGTGCTGGTGGGCCAGCTGGGCCTCCAGGATGATGTGGCCCTGCCCGGCTTCGTAGACAACCCCTATGCCTACATGCGCCGGGCCGGCCTGTACGTCCTTTCCTCTCGTTGGGAAGGATTGCCCACGGTTCTCATCGAGGCCCTCTACTGCGGGCCACCCGTCATCGCCACCGATTGCCCCAGCGGCCCCCGGGAGATCCTGGCCGATGGACGACATGGCATGCTGGTGCCCATGGGGGATGTCGCCAGCCTGGCCCAGGCCATGGCGCTCGGTCTGGCCGGCGCCATTCCACGGCCCACCCAGGAGAGCTGGCAGCCCTATACCCAGGAAGCCGTGGTGGATCAGTATCTGAACCTGTTGTTGAGGCAGCCCAGTTTTGCGCGGGAGCGAGCACTTTGATGAGACCTCCAGATAAACTGCACATCCTGCACGTCATCCTGGCCATCCGGGAGACCAGCAATCCCTACAACGAGCACTGCCTGCCCTGGGTGGGGAAGCGGGACCTGGCCATCTGCACGTTTTTCCCTTCCGATGTGGCCGCGCCTGCTGCCATCCCGGTTTTCGAAGGGGATGGCACCCTTGCTGGATTCTTTGGGGCGCTGCGTGGCGCCCTGGCAGCCGGGCCGTATGACGTGATCCACGTCCATTCCCCCCATCTGGCGCTCCTGTTTCTGTTGGGCACCCTGACTGCCCACCGCCAGTATGCAGCGTCGACCGTGTTGACCGTTCACGACAGCTACCCCAACTACAAGCTCCGCAACCGGCTCATGTTTCTTCCCGCCTTTGCCCGTTTCCGCCGGGTGGTCTGTTGTAGCCAGGCCAGCTACCAGAGCTTCCCCTGGCTGTACAGGAAGCTGGCCGGTTCCCGCCTGCGGGTGGTCCAAAACGGGGTGGACCTGGCCCGGGTCGACCGGATTGCGGCCCGAGCCAGGGAGGCGACCCGCCCAAGCCCGGACTTCACGGTGACGGCCATCAGCCGCCTGGTGGATATCAAAAATCCCTTCACCGCGCTCCGGGCCTTCCAGCGGAGCGACCCGGCTGGTAGCCGCCTGATCCATATCGGCGCGGGCCCCCTCCTGGAGCCCCTGCTCACGGCCAGCCGGGAGGCCGGGCTGGCCGGCCGGGTTCACTACACGGGACTGATTCCCCGGGAACAGGTCTTTGAATACCTGACCCACACCGATCTCTTCCTGTCGGTCTCCCGGGGGGAAGGGCTGCCCATTTCCGTGCTGGAAGCCATGGCCTGCAGCCGTCCGGTGCTCCTGTCGGACATTCCCCCCCACCGGGAAATCGCAGAGGGCGTGTCGTTCATTCCCCTGGTGCACCCGGACGACGTGGACGGCTTTGCCAGGGCCATCCAGCGTTTCCGGGCCATGTCCCCTTCGGAGCGGGCAGAGATCGGCCAGGCGTGTCGCCGGCTGGTGGAGGAACGTTTCAGCCTGGATGCCATGCACCGGGGATACGGCCAGATCTACGCGGATCTCCTGGGGGAGCACCTTCCCACGGCACCGCTGGAGGTCGCCCCATGATGGTCGAATTCATCGGCTGCACCGGCGCCGGCAAGACCACCCTCATCCGAGAGGTACAGGCCCTTCTGGCCGGACACGCCCAGGTGCTCAACGCCGGCGATCTGGGGGCGACGTTGCTGGGCCTCCCCCGCTTCCGCCATCCCACGCTCATCAACCTGAGCCAGGATCTGCTGGGGCTGCCGGCGTTTCTGGGCACCCTGCCGCGCCAGCGTGCCTTTGTGGGCTTCGTGGCCAGCACCCTCTTCCAGGCGGCGCGCCGGGAACCACGTCAGGCCCCCATCCTGGCCAACTACTGGCGGAGCATCGTTCGTAAACTGGGGGTCTATGAACTGGCCAGACGCTTTCTGTCGGAGCAGGTCGTCCTGATCGACGAGGGAACCGTCCTGGCGGCCCATCTCCTGTTTGTCTTCCACGGGCCGCCGCCCCGCCCGGCCGACCTGGATCGTTTTGCCCAGCTGGTGCCCCTGCCGGATCTGCTGGTCTATGTCACTGCACCGCCGGCCCTGCTGGTGCGGCGCTCCCTGGGGCGCAGGGACGTCCGGCGGGAGATGCGCAGCCGCGACCGGGCCCAGGTCCATGCCTCTGTGTGCCGGGCCAGCCAGGTCTTCGACCGAATCACCCAGGCGGAGCGCCTGCGCTCGCGAACCCTGACGGTCTTCAACGGATCGGCAGATCGCAAGGAACTGGCCGCCACTGCCCATCAAATTGCCAACACCATTTTGCAGTTGCAAACCGGCCCGCGGATTCCCCCGTCCATCCCGCGGGGAACGGCCAGGCCGGTATCTGTCCGGGGAGATTAGCATGCTGTCTACGGTGTATCAGCTCATCACAGCCCTCAACCAGGAGGGAATCCGCTATTGCCACTGGAAGAGCAACCTGGCCCTGGAGGAAGCCCTGATGGGCCAGACCGACATCGACCTGTTGGTCCATCGGCGAGATGCCGGTCACTTCCGGACGCTCCTGAGCCAACACTGTTTTAAGCCGGCTGTCACCACCCTGGGTGAGGCCTTCCCGGCCGTGGAGCATTATTTCGCCCTGGACATGGAGACCGGCGTGCTTGTGCACGTCCACGCCTACTACCAGGCCATCACCGGAGATAGCCTGACCAAGAATTACCACTTTCCCATCGAAGAGATGTTGCTGGCCCATACCCGGCAGGTGGGGCCGGTCCGGCTGCCGGTGAAGGGAGCGGAACTGGTGGTTTTCACCCTGCGCATGATGCTCAAGCATACGTCCCCCATGGAGCTGTTCCTGCTGGCCCGCTATTGGCCTGCCGTCCGCCAGGAAGCCCGGTGGCTGTTGGAAGAGGGAGCCCGGGAGGACGCCCTCCGTTTTGTGGCCTGTTATCTCCCTGCCGTGGATCCTCAACTGTTCGCGGCCTGTGTGGACGCGTTGACCGCGCCCGCTCCCCTGGCCACCCGGGTCTGGCTGGCCCATCGGCTGCAGCGACAGCTCCGCCCCTACGGCCGCCATTCGGTTTTGCAGGCCTGGCTCACCAGCGGGGAGAAATTTGCGCGCATGGCCTATCGCCGGCTGCGCCGTTCTCGCCGGGGGATGGTTCCCCAATCTGGCGGGGCTGTGGTGGCCTTTGTGGGCTCGGAGGCCACCGGAAAGTCCACCCTGTTGGGGGAAATGGCCGGCTGGCTGGGCGAGCACTTCGCGGTGGAGCGGATCCACGCCGGGAAACCCAGGCCCACCCTGTTGACCGCGCTGCCTGGCCTGTTGGTGCCTGCCCTGCGGCGGCTCCTGCCCACCCAGCGCTCGACCCGGGTGGAGGCCCATGAGGAAGCCGCCAGAGCCGAAGCGTCCACGGGCGCGACCGGCTTCCCCCTGCTCTATGGGCTCCGGGCTGTCCTGCTGGCCTATGAACGCCGGGCGCTGCTGACGAGGGCCTACAGCCAGGCCGCCAACGGGACGGTCGTCCTGTGTGATCGTTATCCATCCCTGCAGGCCGGTGCGCCGGATAGCCCCCAACTGACCCATCGCCTTCCGCCGGGCCAGGCCGCTTCCCTGCGCGGCTGGCTGGCTCGCCTGGAAGCCCGGCTCTATCGGGAGATCCCGCCGCCGGATCTGGTGATCTATCTGAGCGCTCCACTGGAGGTGACGGTAGCCCGCAATGCCCGGCGGGGCAAGCGGGAGCCGGAGGAATATGTGCGTCGGCGCCATGCCCGCACCGCCAACCTGGACTTTGGCAAAGTCTCGGTCTGTCCAATTTCCACCGATCAGCCTTTGGAGCGTACGGTGCTGGCGGTCAAGAGTGCCATCTGGGAGATCATGTGACATGCGGTTCTCAAATCCACCTGCTCAACGGGCTCCTGGCAAAATCCGGCTGTTGCTGGTCATTACCGGCCTGGCCGTCGGCGGAGCCACCAATGTGGTCCTGGAATTGGCCGCCCATTTCCGGGAGCATCCAGACTTTGAAGTGGAGCTGGTCACCGGCCCCATCCCCCCGGGACGCAGCGACGCCACCCACCTGGCTCACCAGCGGGGAATCCAGCCACGAGTGTTGCCTTCCCTGGTCAACCACATTCACCTCCCCATGAACCTGCAGGCGGTGTGGGCGCTGTGGCGTCTCATGCGGCAGAGGCGCTATGATATCGTCCACACCCATTCTTCCGTGGCGGGCATCGTGGGGCGCTGGGCGGCATTCATGGCTGGCGTCCCCGCGATCGTGCACCACGTCCACGGCTGGGGTATGCACGAGGGGATGTCCCAGGCCTCCCGCCTGCTGTACCTGACCCTGGAGCGTCTCTCTGCCCGGATCACCCATCGGCTGATCGTGGTCTCCAGGCCGGACATTCAGAAGGGCCTGGGCTACGGCATCGGGCGCGAGGAGCAGTTCACCCTGATCTACAACGGCATCGACCTGGCCCGCTTTCGACAGCCGGTGAACCGGGAGGAGGTCTGCGCGGAGCTGGGCCTGGACCCGGACGCCCGGCTGGTGGGCATGGTGGGGCGGCTGGACCAACAGAAGAACCCGCTGGACTTCATCCGAGCGGCAGCCCTGGTGCTTCAAGCCGAGCCTCATACCCAGTTTGTCGTGGTGGGGGACGGTTCGTTGCGGCCGGCCTGTGAACGGCTGATCGACGAGCTCCAACTGCGGGGCCGGGTCTTTCTGCTGGGGACGCGGGATGACGTGGCCCGAATCGTGCCCATCCTGACCGTGGTGGCCATGAGTTCCCTGTGGGAAGGGCTGCCCATCGCCTTCCTGGAGGCCATGAGCGCCGGCAAGCCCATCGTGGCCAACGACGTGGACGGGGTTCGGGATGTGGTGGTCAACGAAGAGACGGGCTTTTTGGTAACGCCTCGTCAGCCGGCGGAGATGGCCGGGCGTATTTTGCAGCTGCTTCAGGACCCGGTCCTCTGCGCGCAGATGGGGGCAGAAGGACGCCAGCGTTCCGGCTATTTTTCCGTGCAGCGGATGGTAAGACAGGTAGAGTCGCTTTATCGGGCGCTGCTGGCTGAGGCCGGCCGGCAACCCTTGCCGGCTTCCGCGGTCGCCCACCACGAATGAGGGAGAACATGACAGAAACCATGAACGACTATCTGGAGCTACGCAAGGTCATCCAAATCATCCTGCGCTGGCTGTGGCTGTTGCTCCTGGTGGCCCTGGGCGGGGCCGGCCTTGGCTACGTGGCCAGCAAGAGCCAGGCACCCGTGTACGAGGCCACCACCACCCTGATGGTAGGCCAGGTGATTCAGGCCACCCAGATCAGCCGCGACGATCTGCTCACCAACGAAGTCCTGGCCCAGACCTATACGGACATGGCGGTGCGGCAGCCGGTCCTCCAGGGGGTGATCGACACCTTGAATCTGCCGGACACCTGGCGCGGTCTGAAGAAACGGGTCCAT
It encodes:
- a CDS encoding Stf0 family sulfotransferase encodes the protein MDAPDTKVGVGTKYVVFTTNRSGSTWMMSTLSRIPGVTAQGELFLPRPRARARRWDSDFARPRFIEVCQTRRSVRPFAVFAYLNDLYRTPGTVGFKLMYAQLGRYPEILAYLIRHRVRVVHLVRRNHLDVLISYAVKAKLGQAHLLAGESAPRELCVELDTDGLISRLEWLQRKQDLARALLKWSRLPHLEVAYEDLLADHSHFCAVFQFLSLDVDGKHLPDSTLVKIRQGGHRDVIQNYEQVRQTLAGSRFAGLLQ
- a CDS encoding O-antigen ligase family protein, which encodes MRFLALVLSQFLIFMIPWEGVVEVPGIGTAVKLYGLAVAGFWVITVVITGRMRNPAPYHILVGLFVIWNALSFFWSADPDATLTLVMTWAQLLGLVLILWDLYTTQSAIQMALQAYILGAYVAIGSAIGNYFAGAAYYSHYQRFSPGNTNPDGFGFIVVLGIPVAWYLASTEGTSRLARWLRLVNYLYIPAAFLGLALSGTRTAMIASMPGMAFGLAHLNRIRPWARVAIFLLVVSAILLLLPYVQELRSFQRLGTTGTELTQGDLNYRLVLWRDGLKSFVEHPLLGVGSNMYRSVNRVGKVAHNSFLSVLVEVGLIGFLLFALILFTAFLKALTLPKWDALFWLTVLLVWAIGAFTLTWEYRKSTWLFLSLIVANAALAEPASEAVSAPSDTTVEEAAWALPGLGR
- a CDS encoding sulfotransferase family protein — protein: MTLPNFMIIGVAKAGTTSLYRYLDQHPQVFMCPMKGTNFFGYEDARNWHWTDEGDPPLLRNFPVRTFEAYEAAFAGVTDEIAIGEASPQYFRCPTAARRIREVLPHARLIASLRNPADRAFSGYLMRIRRGEAAKNAYEDLTPEASHVKEGFYYRRLRRFYDLFPREQIKIILFEEFKKEPVRVVQELFEFLEVDPEFVPDTSARHNPAAVPKSRLLNRFFFHPTVIRTAKALLPGRAQDLARQIRQQNLKPPPKFPADLRARLLQLYRDDILQVEALIDRDLSIWLEDIREVA
- a CDS encoding glycosyltransferase, with the translated sequence MTHHPTQLAIFLPSLAGGGAERAMVNLAHGLADRGHAVDLVLARAAGPYLREVRPPVRVVDLQAPRVLASLPRLVYYLRQAQPQALVSALDYANVVAVWARRLARAHCRLAINEQNTLSRSARQSARRRHRIVPHLARRFYPWADFVIGNSHGVAADLCQVTGLGQERIQILYNPVITPQVQAKADEPLDHPWFEPDQPPVVLAVGRLTRQKDFPTLLQAFAHVRQHRPARLIILGEGPDRPLLEVLVGQLGLQDDVALPGFVDNPYAYMRRAGLYVLSSRWEGLPTVLIEALYCGPPVIATDCPSGPREILADGRHGMLVPMGDVASLAQAMALGLAGAIPRPTQESWQPYTQEAVVDQYLNLLLRQPSFARERAL
- a CDS encoding glycosyltransferase family 4 protein; the protein is MRPPDKLHILHVILAIRETSNPYNEHCLPWVGKRDLAICTFFPSDVAAPAAIPVFEGDGTLAGFFGALRGALAAGPYDVIHVHSPHLALLFLLGTLTAHRQYAASTVLTVHDSYPNYKLRNRLMFLPAFARFRRVVCCSQASYQSFPWLYRKLAGSRLRVVQNGVDLARVDRIAARAREATRPSPDFTVTAISRLVDIKNPFTALRAFQRSDPAGSRLIHIGAGPLLEPLLTASREAGLAGRVHYTGLIPREQVFEYLTHTDLFLSVSRGEGLPISVLEAMACSRPVLLSDIPPHREIAEGVSFIPLVHPDDVDGFARAIQRFRAMSPSERAEIGQACRRLVEERFSLDAMHRGYGQIYADLLGEHLPTAPLEVAP
- a CDS encoding AAA family ATPase produces the protein MMVEFIGCTGAGKTTLIREVQALLAGHAQVLNAGDLGATLLGLPRFRHPTLINLSQDLLGLPAFLGTLPRQRAFVGFVASTLFQAARREPRQAPILANYWRSIVRKLGVYELARRFLSEQVVLIDEGTVLAAHLLFVFHGPPPRPADLDRFAQLVPLPDLLVYVTAPPALLVRRSLGRRDVRREMRSRDRAQVHASVCRASQVFDRITQAERLRSRTLTVFNGSADRKELAATAHQIANTILQLQTGPRIPPSIPRGTARPVSVRGD
- a CDS encoding nucleoside/nucleotide kinase family protein, whose protein sequence is MLSTVYQLITALNQEGIRYCHWKSNLALEEALMGQTDIDLLVHRRDAGHFRTLLSQHCFKPAVTTLGEAFPAVEHYFALDMETGVLVHVHAYYQAITGDSLTKNYHFPIEEMLLAHTRQVGPVRLPVKGAELVVFTLRMMLKHTSPMELFLLARYWPAVRQEARWLLEEGAREDALRFVACYLPAVDPQLFAACVDALTAPAPLATRVWLAHRLQRQLRPYGRHSVLQAWLTSGEKFARMAYRRLRRSRRGMVPQSGGAVVAFVGSEATGKSTLLGEMAGWLGEHFAVERIHAGKPRPTLLTALPGLLVPALRRLLPTQRSTRVEAHEEAARAEASTGATGFPLLYGLRAVLLAYERRALLTRAYSQAANGTVVLCDRYPSLQAGAPDSPQLTHRLPPGQAASLRGWLARLEARLYREIPPPDLVIYLSAPLEVTVARNARRGKREPEEYVRRRHARTANLDFGKVSVCPISTDQPLERTVLAVKSAIWEIM
- a CDS encoding glycosyltransferase family 4 protein produces the protein MRFSNPPAQRAPGKIRLLLVITGLAVGGATNVVLELAAHFREHPDFEVELVTGPIPPGRSDATHLAHQRGIQPRVLPSLVNHIHLPMNLQAVWALWRLMRQRRYDIVHTHSSVAGIVGRWAAFMAGVPAIVHHVHGWGMHEGMSQASRLLYLTLERLSARITHRLIVVSRPDIQKGLGYGIGREEQFTLIYNGIDLARFRQPVNREEVCAELGLDPDARLVGMVGRLDQQKNPLDFIRAAALVLQAEPHTQFVVVGDGSLRPACERLIDELQLRGRVFLLGTRDDVARIVPILTVVAMSSLWEGLPIAFLEAMSAGKPIVANDVDGVRDVVVNEETGFLVTPRQPAEMAGRILQLLQDPVLCAQMGAEGRQRSGYFSVQRMVRQVESLYRALLAEAGRQPLPASAVAHHE